One part of the Magallana gigas chromosome 5, xbMagGiga1.1, whole genome shotgun sequence genome encodes these proteins:
- the LOC105339979 gene encoding 26S proteasome non-ATPase regulatory subunit 2: MADKKDEGKETQEKETKKTEEKEPELSEEDKQLQDELNMLVERLKESDQRLYKPALESLRSQIRASTTSMTSVPKPLKFLRPHYDSLKEVHEKIKDDETKRFCADIISVLGMTMSDGRDSLKFRLLGSKEEIGSWGHEYVRHLAGQVAQEWQETEESNKDMRENLLKMTKAIVPYHMDHNAEAEACDLLMEIEKLDLLKNYVDENAYPRVCLYLTSCVPYVPDPENTTLLKTAVELYRKFNQYPQALRFAMQLNDIALIEEIFLSCKDILMQKQLAYMLGRQQIFLELSDDVEEYDELTEIMSNANLNNNFMALARELDIMEPKIPEDIYKSHLEQTRSTLGPSNVDSARQNLASSFVNGFVNAGFGQDKILKEDGNKWLHKNKDHGMLSATASLGLVLLWDVDSGLTQIDKYLYSSEDFIKAGALLACGIVNSGVRNECDPALALLSDYVSHNTSMMRIGAIVGLGLAYAGSNREDVLALILPVLGESKANMEVVGMAALACGMISVGSCNGEVTSTILQTMMERPEADLKETYSKFLALGLALTYLGKQDAVDATLETLNVISEPLKSMARMMVDVCAYAGTGNVLKVQHLLHVCSEHDDSKDQDNNEKKDDKKKDKDKKEETPNADLSMQQGIAVLGIALISMGEEVGAEMSYRTFGHLLRYGEAAIKRAVPLALGLISVSNPKLQILDTLSKFSHDSDPEVAHNAILAMGIAGAGTNNARLAAMLRQLAVYHQKDPNNLFMVRLAQGLTHLGKGTLTLCPYHSDKALMSPVAVAGLMAVVTACLDVKTLILGKSHYILYHLVSAMQPRMLTTFDEELRPLPVHVRVGQAVDVVGQAGKPKTITGFQTHTTPVLLAYGERAELATEEYIPLSPIMEGFVILRKNPDYEA, translated from the exons TCTGAAGAAGATAAACAGCTTCAAGATGAGCTTAATATGTTGGTGGAAAGACTCAAG GAGTCTGATCAACGCTTGTATAAGCCTGCATTGGAGAGTTTGCGATCACAGATAAGAGCATCCACTACATCAATGACCTCTGTTCCCAAGCCACTGAAGTTCCTACGGCCACACTATGATTCACTGAAAGAAGTCCATGAGAAAATAAAGGATGATGAGACAAAG aGATTCTGCGCTGACATCATATCAGTGTTGGGAATGACTATGAGTGATGGCAGGGACAGCCTGAAGTTCAGACTGCTTGGATCTAAAGAGGAAATTGGCTCATGGGGTCATGAATATGTCAG GCATTTGGCTGGACAGGTGGCCCAGGAATGGCAGGAGACGGAGGAGTCCAACAAAGACATGAGGGAGAACCTGCTGAAGATGACCAAGGCGATTGTCCCCTACCACATGGACCACAACGCTGAGGCCGAGGCCTGCGATCTCCTAATGGAGATTGAGAAGCTAGACTTACTGAAGAACTATGTGGATGAAAACGCTTATCCTCGTGTCTGTCTGTACCTCACAAG TTGTGTGCCATATGTGCCAGATCCAGAAAACACAACTCTGTTGAAGACAGCAGTGGAACTGTACAGAAAATTTAACCAGTATCCCCAAGCTCTACGTTTTGCCATGCAGTTAAATGATATTGCTCTAATAGAGGAAATCTTCCTCTCTTGCAAAGACAT ATTAATGCAGAAACAGCTGGCGTACATGTTAGGACGTCAGCAGATATTCCTTGAGCTCAGCGATGATGTGGAGGAATATGATGAATTAACAGAAATCATGTCTAATGCAAACCTTAACAACAACTTTATGGCTCTAGCCAGAGAG TTGGATATCATGGAACCCAAAATACCTGAAGATATATATAAATCTCATTTGGAACAAACCA GAAGTACATTAGGACCATCTAATGTGGATTCAGCCCGGCAGAACCTGGCGTCCTCATTTGTTAACGGATTTGTGAATGCAGGATTCGGAcaagataaaatattaaaagaagatGGAAACAAATGgttacataaaaataaagatCATG GTATGTTAAGTGCTACTGCCTCTCTGGGTTTGGTGCTCCTGTGGGATGTGGACAGTGGACTCACCCAGATAGATAAATACCTGTACTCATCTGAAGACTTCATTAAG GCTGGTGCATTGTTAGCGTGTGGTATTGTAAACTCTGGAGTGAGGAATGAGTGTGATCCTGCTCTGGCCTTACTGTCCGATTATGTATCTCATAATACCAGTATGATGAGGATAGGAGCCATTGTCGG GCTAGGTTTGGCCTATGCAGGATCGAACCGAGAGGATGTACTAGCTCTAATTCTACCAGTGCTGGGTGAAAGCAAAGCCAACATGGAG GTTGTTGGTATGGCCGCCCTGGCGTGTGGAATGATTTCAGTGGGGAGCTGTAATGGGGAGGTGACCTCCACAATCCTACAGACCATGATGGAGAGGCCTGAAGCAGATCTGAAGGAGACCTACAGCAAGTTCCTGGCGCTAGGCTTGGCCCTTACTTATCTAG GAAAGCAGGATGCTGTTGATGCCACACTAGAGACACTCAATGTGATATCTGAACCCCTGAAGTCAATGGCCAGAATGATGGTGGATGTCTGTGCATATGCAG GGACTGGCAATGTATTAAAAGTGCAACATTTATTACACGTGTGTTCAGAGCATGATGATTCCAAAGACCAG GATAACAATGAAAAGAAAGATGATAAGAAGAAGGATAAGGACAAGAAAGAGGAAACCCCCAATGCTGACCTGTCCATGCAGCAGG GCATTGCTGTATTAGGAATCGCACTGATCTCAATGGGAGAAGAGGTTGGAGCTGAAATGTCTTACAGGACGTTTGGACATCTG TTACGCTATGGAGAGGCAGCCATTAAACGAGCTGTACCACTAGCGCTAGGTCTCATCTCAGTGTCCAATCCTAAACTACAAATCCTTGACACCCTCAGCAAGTTCTCCCACGACAGTGACCCAGAGGTGGCCCATAATGCCATATTGGCAATGGGAATAGCTGGAGCAG GAACAAACAATGCCAGGCTTGCTGCCATGCTCAGACAGCTTGCTGTGTACCACCAGAAGGACCCCAACAACTTGTTCATGGTGCGTCTGGCCCAGGGACTCACCCACCTGGGGAAGGGGACCTTGACTCTTTGTCCATATCACAGTGATAAAGCGTTGATGTCTCCTGTAGCAGTGGCTGGGCTGATGGCCGTTGTCACTGCCTGTTTAGATGTCAAAACCT tAATTCTTGGAAAATCACACTACATCCTGTACCATCTTGTGTCAGCCATGCAGCCTAGAATGCTCACTACATTTGATGAGGAATTACGACCTCTGCCTGTTCATGTGAGAGTTGGAcag GCAGTGGATGTGGTTGGACAAGCTGGAAAACCCAAAACAATAACAGGGTTCCAAACCCACACTACCCCAGTGTTGCTGGCTTATGGGGAGAGGGCAGAGCTTGCTACAGAGGAAT